A stretch of the Fusarium musae strain F31 chromosome 2, whole genome shotgun sequence genome encodes the following:
- the GSY1 gene encoding glycogen synthase isoform 1 (CAZy:GT3), with translation MSEGEQQTRDIKNHLLFEIATEVAHRVGGIYSVIKSKAPVTTAEYGDRYTLIGPLNHQSAAVEVEEMEPTSPEIAATLQSMRDRGVHIVYGRWLIEGAPRVILIDTKTAYGRMDEWKADLWEAASIPSPPGDDETNEAIVFGYLVAWFLGEFVCHEKKRAVIAHFHEWLAGVALPLCKKRRIDVTTIFTTHATLLGRYLCAGSVDFYNNLQWFDVDAEAGKRGIYHRYCIERAAAHACDVFTTVSHITAFESEHLLKRKPDGVLPNGLNVTKFSAVHEFQNLHQQAKEKIHDFVRGHFYGHYDFDPDNTLYLFTAGRYEFRNKGVDMFIESLARLNHRLKAAGSKVTVVAFIIMPAQTTSLTVEALKGQAVIKSLRDTTHVIEQSIGRRIFERSLKWHEGDPMPDEKELISAQDRVLLRRRLFAMKRHGLPPIVTHNMLNDHEDPVLNQIRRVQLFNHPTDRVKVVFHPEFLNSANPVLPLDYDDFVRGCHLGVFSSYYEPWGYTPAECTVMGVPSITTNLSGFGCYMEELIENSSDYGIYIVDRRTKGVDDSVNQLTSFMYDFCGKSRRQRINQRNRTERLSDLLDWKRMGMEYVKARQLALRRAYPNSFSGDDEEEDFIPGVEQKISRPFSVPGSPRDRTGMMTPGDFASLQEGREGLNTEDYVAWKLPEEEDPDEYPFPLTLRTKQPAPHSPSDNVPVNGTQ, from the exons ATGAGTGAAGGCGAGCAACAGACTCGCGATATCAAGAACCACCTTCTCTTTGAGATTGCTACTGAGGTAGCTCATCGAG TCGGTGGTATCTACTCAGTTATCAAATCCAAGGCTCCTGTTACAACAGCTGAATATGGCGATCGCTACACATTGATTGGTCCCCTTAACCATCAATCG GCCGCCGTTGAGGTCGAGGAGATGGAACCCACCAGCCCGGAAATCGCTGCTACCCTACAGTCCATGAGAGATCGAGGAGTTCACATTGTTTATGGCCGTTGGTTGATTGAAGGGGCTCCCAGAGTTATTCTAATTGACACCAAGACCGCCTATGGTCGCATGGATGAGTGGAAGGCTGATTTGTGGGAAGCCGCGAGCATTCCTTCACCacctggtgatgatgagaccaACGAGGCCATTGTGTTCGGTTATCTGGTCGCCTGGTTCCTAGGAGAG TTCGTCTgccatgagaagaagagggctGTGATTGCTCACTTTCACGAGTGGCTTGCTGGCGTTGCCCTGCCCCTCTGCAAGAAGCGCCGCATCGATGTGACGACGATCTTTACCACGCACGCCACTCTTCTCGGCCGATATCTCTGCGCTGGCTCTGTGGATTTCTACAACAACTTGCAATGGTTCGATGTCGATGCTGAGGCTGGTAAGCGCGGTATCTACCACCGATACTGCATCGAACGAGCAGCCGCGCATGCATGTGATGTTTTCACCACCGTCTCTCACATTACAGCGTTTGAGTCCGAGCATCTGCTGAAGCGAAAGCCTGATGGTGTTCTGCCCAATGGTCTGAATGTCACAAAGTTCTCGGCGGTTCATGAATTCCAAAACCTGCATCAGCAGGCAAAGGAGAAGATTCATGACTTTGTTCGAGGGCACTTCTACGGTCACTACGACTTTGATCCCGACAACACACTGTACCTCTTCACCGCCGGTCGTTACGAGTTCAGGAATAAGGGTGTCGACATGTTCATTGAGTCCCTAGCACGATTGAACCATCGGCTCAAGGCCGCTGGTAGCAAGGTGACAGTTGTTGCTTTCATTATCATGCCTGCTCAGACCACTTCGCTCACTGTGGAGGCGCTGAAGGGTCAAGCGGTTATCAAGTCACTCCGAGATACCACACACGTTATTGAGCAAAGCATCGGTCGTCGCATCTTTGAGCGGTCTCTTAAGTGGCATGAGGGTGACCCCATGCCCGATGAGAAGGAACTCATCTCTGCTCAAGACCGAGTTCTACTTCGCCGTCGTCTCTTTGCCATGAAGCGTCACGGACTTCCCCCAATTGTCACCCATAATATGCTCAACGATCATGAGGACCCTGTCCTGAACCAGATTCGACGTGTACAACTTTTCAACCACCCCACCGACCGAGTCAAGGTAGTCTTCCACCCTGAGTTCCTCAACTCTGCCAATCCTGTTCTTCCTCTCGATTACGACGACTTTGTCCGAGGTTGTCATCTGGGCGTCTTCTCTTCGTACTATGAGCCTTGGGGCTATACTCCCGCCGAATGTACTGTCATGGGCGTGCCCAGCATTACCACTAACCTTTCAGGCTTTGGATGCTACATGGAAGAGCTTATCGAGAACTCGAGCGACTATGGTATCTACATTGTGGATCGACGAACCAAGGGCGTTGACGATTCCGTCAACCAGCTCACTTCGTTCATGTACGACTTTTGCGGCAAGAGTCGCCGCCAGCGTATCAACCAACGAAACCGCACGGAGCGTCTTAGCGACCTCCTCGACTGGAAGCGCATGGGCATGGAGTATGTCAAGGCTCGTCAGCTAGCGCTACGCCGTGCCTACCCCAATTCTTTCAgtggcgacgatgaggaggaggacttTATACCTGGTGTCGAGCAAAAGATTTCGCGACCCTTCTCTGTGCCCGGTTCGCCACGAGACCGCACTGGCATGATGACTCCCGGCGATTTTGCCAGTCTTCAGGAAGGCCGTGAAGGCTTGAACACTGAGGACTACGTTGCATGGAAGCTTCC tgaggaagaggaccCCGACGAGTACCCATTCCCCCTCACTCTTCGAACGAAGCAGCCTGCCCCCCATAGCCCTTCTGATAACGTGCCTGTCAACGGAACCCAGTAG